DNA sequence from the Oncorhynchus masou masou isolate Uvic2021 unplaced genomic scaffold, UVic_Omas_1.1 unplaced_scaffold_685, whole genome shotgun sequence genome:
gtgtatgggtagagtctagtgagtgtgtgggtagagtctagtgagtgtgtgggtagagtctagtgagtgtgtgggtagagtctattgagtgtagtgagtgtgtgggtagagtctagtgagtgtgggggtagagtctagtgagtgtgtgggtagagtctagtgagtgtgtgggtagagtctagtgagtgtgtgggtagagtctagtgagtgtgtgggttgagtctagtgagtgtgtgggtagagtctagtgagtgtgggggtagagtctagtgagtgtgggtagagtctagtgagtgtgtgggtagagtccagtgagtgtgtggttagagtctcgtgagtgtgtgggtagagtctagtgagtgtgtgggtagagtctagtgagtgtgtgggtagagtctagtgagtgtgtgggttgagtctagtgagtgtgtgggtagagtctagtgagtgtgggggtagagtctagtgagtgtgggtagagtctagtgagtgtgtgggtagagtccagtgagtgtgtggttagagtctcgtgagtgtgtgggtagagtgtgtgggtagagtctagtgagtgtgtgggtagagtctagtgagtgtgtgggtatagtctagtgagtgtgggggtttagtctagtgagtgtgtgggtagagtctagtgagtgtgtgggtagagtctagtgagtgtgagggtagagtctagtgagtgtgggggtagagtctagtgagtgtgggtagagtctagtgagtgtgtgggtagagtctagtgagtgagtGGTTAGACTctcgtgagtgtgtgggtagagtgtgtgggtagagtctagtgagtgtgtgggtagagtctagtgagtgtgtgggtagagtctagtgagtgtgtgggtagagtggggtagagtctacccccacactcacagtctagtgagtgtatgggtagagtctagtgagtgtgggggtatagtctagtgagtgtgggggtagagtctagtgagtgtgggggtagtctagtgagtgtgtgggtagagtctagactctgtgggggtagagtctagtgagtgtgtgtaggtagagtctagtgagtgtgtgggtaaagtctagtgagtgtgtgggtagagtctagtgagtgtgggggtagagtctagtgagtgtgtgggtagagtctagtgagtgtgtgggtagagtctattgagtgtagtgaatgtgtgggtagaagtctagtgagtgtgggggtagagtctagtgagtgtgtttgtagagtctagtgagtgtgtgggtagagtctagtgagtgtttgggtagagtctagtgagtgtgtgggtagagtctagtgagtgtagagtctagtgagtgtgtgggtagagtctattgagtgtagtgagtgtgtgggtagagtctagtgagtgtgggggtagagtctagtgagtgtgtttgtagagtctagtgagtttgtgggtagagtctagtgagtgtgtgggtagagtctagtgagtgtgtgggttgagtctagtgagtgtgtgggtagagtctagtgagtgtgtgggtagagtctagtgagtgtgggggtagagtctagtgagtgtgggtagagtctagtgagtgtgtgggtagagtctagtgagtgtgtggttagagtctcgtgagtgtgtgggtagagtgtgtgggtagagtctagtgagtgtgtgggtagagtctagtgagtgtgtgggtagagtctagtgagtgtgtgggtagagtggggtagagtctagagtggggtagagtctacccccacactcacagtctagtgagtgtgtgggtagagtctagtgagtgtgggggtatagtctagtgagtgtgggggtagagtctagtgagtgtgggggtagtctagtgagtgtgggggtagagtctagtgagtgtgtgggtagagtctcgtgagtgtgggggtagagtctagtgagtgtgtgggtagagtctcgtgagtgtgtgggtagagtctagtcagtgtgtgggtagagtctagactctgtgtgggtagagtctagtgagtgtgtcagtagagtctagtgagtgtgggggtagagtctagtgagtgtgggtagagtctatttagtgtgtgggtagagtctagtgagtgtgtggttagagtctcatgagtgtgtgggtagagtctagtgagtgtgtgggtagagtggggtagagtcTAGAGTGGGTAgagtctacccccacactcacagtctagtgagtgtgtgggtagagtctagtgagtgtgggggtatagtctagtgagtgtgggtagagtctagtgagtgtgtgggtagagtctagtgagtgagtggttagagtctcgtgagtgtgtgggtagagtgtgggtagagtcttgtgagtctgtgggtagagtctagtgagtgtgtgggtagagtctagtgagtgtgtgggtagagtggggtagagtctacccccacactcacagtctagtgagtgtatgggtagagtctagtgagtgtgtgggtagagtctagtgagtgtgtgggtatagtctagtgagtgtgggggtatagtctagtgagtgtgtgggtagagtctagtgagtgtgagggtagagtctagtgagtgtgggtagagtctagtgagtgtgtcggtagagtctagtgagtgagtggttagagtctcgtgagtgtgtgggtagagtctagtgagtgtgtgggtagagtctagtgagtgtgggtagagtctagtgagtgtgtgggtagagtctagtgagtgtgtggttagagtctcgtgagtgtgggtagagtgtgtgtgtagagtctagtgagtgtgtgggtagagtctagtgagtgtgtgggtagagtctagtgagtgtgtgggtagagtggggtagagtctagagtggggtagagtctacccccacactcacagtctagtgagtgtgtgggtagagtctagtgagtgtgtgtgtagagtctagtgagtgtgtgggtagagtctagtgagtgtgtgggtagagtctagtgagtgtgtgggtagagtggggtagagtctagagtggggtagagtctacccccacactcacagtctagtgagtgtgtgggtagagtctagtgagtgtgggggtatagtctagtgagtgtgggggtagagtctagtgagtgtgggggtagtctagtgagtgtgggggtagagtctagtgagtgtgtgggtagagtctcgtgagtgtgtgggtagagtctagtgagtatgggggtagagtctagtgagtgtgtgggtagagtctcgtgagtgtgtgggtagagtctagtcagtgtgtgggtagagtctagactctgtgtgggtagagtctagtgagtgtgtcagtagagtctagtgagtgtgggggtagagtctagtgagtgtgggtagagtctatttagtgtgtgggtagagtctagtgagtgtgtggttagagtctcatgagtgtgtgggtagagtctagtgagtgtgtgggtagagtggggtagagtctagagtggggtagagtctacccccacactcacagtctagtgagtgtgtgggtagagtctagtgagtgtgggggtatagtctagtgagtgtgggtcgagtctagtgagtgtgtgggtagagtctagtgagtgagtggttagagtctcgtgagtgtgtgggtagagtgtgtgggtagagtcttgtgagtctgtgggtagagtctagtgagtgtgtgggtagagtctagtgagtgtgtgggtagagtggggtagagtctacccccacactcacagtctagtgagtgtatgggtagagtctagtgagtgtgtgggtagagtctagtgagtgtgtgggtatagtctagtgagtgtgggggtatagtctagtgagtgtgtgggtagagtctagtgagtgtgagggtagagtctagtgagtgtgggtagagtctagtgagtgtgtcggtagagtctagtgagtgagtggttagagtctagtgagtgtgtgggtagagtctagtgagtgtgtgggtagagtctagtgagtgtgggtagagtctagtgagtgtgtgggtagagtctagtgagtgtgtggttagagtctcgtgagtgtgggtagagtgtgtgtgtagagtctagtgagtgtgtgggtagagtctagtgagtgtgtgggtagagtctagtgagtgtgtgggtagagtggggCAGAGTCTAGAGTGGGGTAGAGTCTACCCCTACACTcacagtctagtgagtgtgtgggtagagtctagtgagtgtgggggtatagtctagtgagtgtgggggtagagtctagtgagtgtgggggtagtctagtgagtgtgggggtagagtctagtgagtgtgtgggtagagtctcgtgagtgtgtgggtagagtctagtgagtgtgggggtagagtctagtgagtgtgtgggtagagtcttgtgagtgtgtgggtagagtctagtcagtgtgtgggtagagtctagactctgtgtgggtagagtctagtgagtgtgtcggtagagtctagtgagtgtgtgggtagagtctagtgagtgtgagggtagagtctagtgagtgtgggggtagagtctagtgagtgtgggtagagtctagtgagtgtgtgggtagagtgtagtgagtgtgtggttagagtctcatgagtgtgtgggtagagtctagtgagtgtgtgggtagagtggggtagagtcTAGAGTGGGGTAGAccctacccccacactcactagactacccacacactcactacactcaatagacaaaaaaaagtgtcaatTTCAATACAGACATGTTTTTTTTCAGATTTAAAAGGAGCATTGCCTTATTTGGAACAAGAACTAACactttatctgtattttttaatGATATTTTAAGATATATCTTTAGTGCTCGTGGAATGACATCTATGAACATTATTTGAAGCAACGTGTAATTTGATGAAGGTCTCTATCACACCTGGATGGTCAAGTCTCACCTTGTGTTCTTTGAATTATGAACAACACCGATAAACAGTCCTACTCATACTCATTGTGGTTattgttattatagagcagtagtctcttaccttggggtggtcagtgcgGTGCCGTCCACCCATTTCCAGGCCCCCTCagtaacagagtcagtcagaccaaTCCAGGCTCTCTTATTGAAGCTGAAGAGAAACTCCTATTGGTGAGAAATATACTGATGTTGTCAACTACTTTAGACAACATGTGTTAAATACTGGAAGATACATTACTGACCAAGAGATGTTTGATTCTCTCACCTGTTCCTTATCACTGTTTATGATCACCAgatctgctcctctctccagacaGTCCTGTCTACTCTCCCTCCAGGGATTTGTCACTGTAGACAGGAAGTACCAACTGGATTCAAACTTCTGCCAGCCTTCAGGACAGGTTTGTTCTACAAGACAACAACATGCATTTCCATCTTGTTATTCTGCTCCTATTATTGTAGAATACGAACAGAAGTTTAATGCATATTAGATATGTGTTGTTATGATCATTTATCAGGTTAACTCACTCAGATTAGAGAATGTTGACGTGAGATCATCTCTTTccttctgtagctggtctctctttttagtcagggtgttgtaactgcTCTGTAGCtcgtctctctcttcagtcagtgtgttgtatctggtctgtagctggtctctctcttcactcagggtgttgtaactggtctgtagcagGTCTTTCTCTGCAGTCACATTGCCTCTGTTATCTGGAAAGGATTGATACATATAGCTCCTGGTTAATTCCCTCACAAAACTGTAATTCAATAATATCTAAATGCATATTCCCATGATAATGACTGAGATGATTGGCATGTAGTGTGGACATTTCACCAGTAAAACGTGATGAATTATCATTCAAGATTGACATGGATGTTTAGAGACTATTTTGAAATGAGGAATGCCTAACGTGGTGTAGGAAGGTGTTAAATATAACACGTTTTTGAGACAATGTGGATATAGTCAGACGTAATCTGAGGATGCGTGTCATGTATATTCTATAAAGAGATTCAAAAGGGGCCATCTGTTGGTACAAACTTTGATTGAGACATGATGATGTCATAAACAAATATCACTCCACCACTGGTTACAAAGACATGATGGACATCAGGAAAAGAGGACAGACTATCAGCTGATCATTGACGTTGATGATATAAATCTGCTCGTTAGCTAGATCAATCATTCTTTCACTGATTGGGATTTAATCTTTAATACTCACAAATAATAACTTCATAACATAGCCTGACCTTCATGGTCCTGCTGTAAATTACCTTCAGCTTATGAAGGCTTTTATACAGCCTTTGTAATGCTTTCATAAACACTACATAAATATGTTATTTTGCATCTTTAAGTatatgtcatgctttataaagggttcataaacATGGCCTAACTGTGTGACAATATCACCCATGTCAAGTGTGACATGACCCACTATGTGACATAACCCACTATGTTGAATATGATATAAACATATAAAGGGGGACAAGCTGTGCTGAAGGAAGAAACAGGCTGTAAAGTTCAGTTTAGATGTGACACCTAATCTCCTTCCCAGACACTTCCGCCCAAATGGTCAGAAGGTCTGGTGGACCAACGCATCAAACTTGGCCTTCATTAGTTAGGGTTTGGTTTAAAAGTacattttaagaagagaaattaGGGCTTAGCCAtgattatgactttgtggctgtattAACTAGTGACGACCAGGGGGAAAGTATTTGCTGGCAAAGGACATGGCCTAATGGGAAATATTTTACTCAGTAAGGTCACTTACATAGAATTCTATGGTCACTCCCACTAAGGCCAACTTTGAATGGTTGATATCAAAggcttatacagtgcattcagaaagtattcagacactttgacattcttacaaccttattctacaatgtattaaattgttttctcccctcatcaatctaaacacaataccccataatgacaaagcataaacagTTTTGTAGAAATTTGTCCAACTttaagctagggggcactatatttatttttggaaaaataactttcccaaagttaactgcctatttctcaggaccagatgctagaatatgcatatcattgatagcttaggatagaaaacaatctagagtttccaaaactgtaaaaatgttgtctgtgagtataacagaactgatattgcaggcgaaatcctgagaaaaatctaatcaggaagtgactcttattttgaaacccctgtctttctatgcatccctattgcccattgaaaggaatatcaaccagattcctttttctatgtctTCCCTAAAGTatctacagcctttagacgtagtttcactttatgttgaagaatgagcgtaaacaaacacattgcgtaagtggccagctgatggctctcagagtgattattGCGCGAAAGAgaagaggtagccatttttcctcccggtccaactgaaaagccaactgtcccggttgatatattatcgaaaagatatttgaaaaacaccttgaggattgattgcAAAAAAACGtttccatgtttctgtcgatattatggatataatcaGGATTTTTTTTCCGCCGTTGtgtatttctgaacataacgtgacaaacaaatggaggtatttccggttccgggttggagcgagcggtcgcatctacacttcggtccgcaggtagtataacttttcattacatttcattatagtacaacggtttgatttgtctaatcttagcaatttcttcttagctagctacatagccgtctttgtatcaaagataattgcgtaattatcgtatttcgtcgtcctaacgtagtctacactgctatctgcccagcagctagctaacgtccaccgtctaccgaataccagcactgtagaaactattacactcaactgaacgacttgattagtgtagtgttagctagctacatagttgtctttgctgtcttcgtatccaagataattgtgtagtttagagtgtgtagacttagagtgattatcttaatttactgaggttagctagccagctatttgtcgtccttaacgtaggagatactgctagctagctagccaacagctagccatcgtctaccgaatagaacttcaacaacccggtcaacattccacttcgctccacaggtagtatcacattttcatttcacttcattacagtacaacggtttgatttgtttgatcgtagctagctagctacatagccgtctttgtatctaagacaattgtgtagtctagagcgattttctaggttagctagccagctattgttgttcttttaacgtaacgcaacgtaatcaacactgctagctagccagctagcccccgaatagcagcactgtagaaactattacactcgacggaacgacttgattagtgtagtgtcaacaacgcagccactgccagctagcctacaaagtcaacaacgcagccactgccagctagcctactccagcagtattgtatcatttcaatcattttagtcaataagattcttgctacgtaagcttaactttctgaacattcgagacgtgtagtccacttgtcattccaatctcctttgcattagcgtagtctcttctgtagcctgtcaactatgtgtctatctatccctgttctctcctctctgcacagaccatacaaacgctccacaccgcgtggccgcggccaccctaatctggtggtcccagcgcgcacgacccacgtggagttccaggtctccggtagcctctggaactgccgatctgcggccaacaaggcagagttcatctcagcctatgcctccctccagtcccttgacttcttggcactgacggaaacatggatcaccacagataacactgctactcctactgccctCTCTTCGtccgcacaccccgagagcttctggtcagcggggtggtggcaccgggatcctcatctctcccaagtggtcattctctctttctccccttacccatctgtctatcgcctcctttgaattccatgctgtcacagttaccagccctttcaagcttaacatccttatcatttatcgccctccaggttccctcggagagttcatcaatgagcttgatgccttgataagctcctttcctgaggacggctcacctctcacagtcctgggcgactttaacctccccacgtctacctttgactcattcctctctgcctccttctttccactcctctcctcttttgacctcaccctctcaccttccccccctactcacaaggcaggcaatacgatcgacctcatctttactagatgctgttcttccactaacctcattgcaactcccctccaagtctccgaccactaccttgtatccttttccctctcgctcgcATCCAATACtttccacactgcccctactcggatggtatcgcgccgtcccaaccttcgctctctctcccccgctactctctcctcttccatcctatcatctcttccctctgctcaaaccttctccaacctatctcctgattctgcctcctcaacactcctctcttccctttctgcatcctttgactctctatgtcccctatcctccaggccggctcggtcctcccctcccgctccgtggctcgatgactcaatgcgagctcacagaacagggctccgggcaggcgagcggaaatggaggaaaactcgcctccctgcggaccaaggcatcctttcactccctcctctctacattttcctcctctgtctctgctgctaaagccactttctaccactctaaattccaagcatctgcctctaaccctaggaagctctttgccaccttctcctcactcctgaatcctcctcccccccccccctcctccctctctgcagatgacttcgtcaaccattttgaaaagaaggtcgacgacatccgatcctcgtttgctaagtcaaacgacaccgctggttctgctcacactgccctaccctgtgctctgacctctttctcccgtctctctccagatgaaatctcgcttcttgtgacggccggccgcccaacaacctgcccgcttgaccctatcccctcctctcttctccagaccatttccggagaccttctcccttacctcacctcgctcatcaactcatccctgaccgctggctacgtcccttccgtcttcaagagagcgagagttgcaccccttctgaaaaaacctacactcgatccctccgatgtcaacaactacagaccagtatcccttctttcttttctctccaaaactcttgaacgtgccgtccttggccagctctcccgctatctctctcagaatgaccttcttgatccaaatcagtcaggtttcaagactagtcattcaactgagactgctcttctctgtatcacggaggcgctccgcactgctaaagctaactctctctcctctgctctcatccttctagacctatcggctgccttcgatactgtgaaccatcagatcctcctctccaccctctccgagttgggcatctccggcgcggcccacgcttggattgcgtcctacctgacaggtcgctcctaccaggtggcgtggcgagaatctgtctcctcaccacgcgctctcaccactggtgtcccccagggctctgttctaggccctctcctattctcgctata
Encoded proteins:
- the LOC135536916 gene encoding C-type lectin domain family 4 member E-like, which translates into the protein MADYVNKQVIELKEVNEENQNRATRSVKAETHLSDRRLRLYRLAAGCFGVLCVLQVTLNISLRLAFYNRGNVTAEKDLLQTSYNTLSEERDQLQTRYNTLTEERDELQSSYNTLTKKRDQLQKERDDLTSTFSNLKQTCPEGWQKFESSWYFLSTVTNPWRESRQDCLERGADLVIINSDKEQEFLFSFNKRAWIGLTDSVTEGAWKWVDGTALTTPSYWYLQQPDNGGDNPANGEEDCVELNTETWRPVKAWNDQSCLDNRHWICEKSGLTTP